GGTTTTTGTCAAGTTTTTTCAAGTGAGACTTGACGAAGGGCCATAGCCGTGCTAGAATCACCCGCGGAAAAAGCTGAAAAACGGGATCGAGCGGCATGGGGAGATCTAAAAAATATACCGCTTATGAGGACGAAGCCGTCAGGGAAACGCTCACGCGAATCCTGAGCGAGAGGTATAGGCGCGATGTGGTTGTTACGGGGTTGGACAGGGAGGATCTGGGCAGCACACATCGCTGTATCGTTTCACGCCTTTACCTCCGGATAGCCTCCGGGGATTCTGACGGGGATCTCCGGAGGGAGATGACGGTTGTTATCAAGCAGTTCAACCCCGACTGGCTGGGTGAGGATGCTCCCGATTTCATCGCCGCTCAGGAGACGCTCGGCCGTATTTTGTCGGGCAGGCGGATCGCCCCTGAGCTCTACGGGACCGTCCGCGATGTGAAGAGGAGGAGGTATTGGCTCTTCTGGGAAGACCTCGGCAAAAACTTGGTAACCGGACGTGAGGATTTCGAAAACGAGGAGATGGAACACTGCTTGAGGTTCATCGAGCAGGTGGCCAGGATTCACATCCTATTCGCGGGGGAAAAGGAGGAGGAGTTATACCGGGCCCTTCGCCCCTTGATCATGCTGCCCCGGTCACGAGCGGCTTGGCGCGACAGATACGAGACCGCCATTGAAAGGGCGCCCGGTTACATCGAAAAAATCGTCCGAACAGGCAGGTTCCCCTGGCTGGATAAAATGGCATCCTCTTTCACGGCTATCTTAGAGCCTTGTCGGTCCATCATCGATCGACTGGTATCCGTTCCCTTTGTTTTCAGTCATTGGGACATGGTTCCTGAGGAGAACATGATAATTGGTCGTGAAGGTGAGGCGCCGATCTACTATTTCATCGACTGGGATGAAATCTACTTCGGGCCGGCTCTCGATAACTTACCGATTAGAGACGAACGGGATGAAACCGAGCAGTTGGCCCTCGTCAAGAGATATTGGGAGTGCGTCCGGGGCAGCCCTTTCGTTCCGTGGGATTTGGAGGAGTGTCTCACGATGTATAAGTACTACAGGTTGATGCGCTCCATATATAGATTTCACTTTCATGCGGAACGCTCCATTGGGAAGCATCTTCCGGTCAGCGAGGAGGCAATTCGACGGGCTATACCCGTTGCCATAAAACTCGCTAAAGAGTTGCAAATGATATAATCGGGAGGGGAAAGATGAGAGGAACAAATCAGCTTCTGGCCGCGTTTGTGATATGCATGGTGATATCCCCATATATATACGCCGGCCAGATAGGTTATCCGGGTTACCGCTCCTATTCCCTTATAAAGGTATGGGAATCGGATAGGATCTTCAAGGTGCCCGAATCTGTCTGCTACGACCCGAAGGGCAAGGATCTATACGTGTCAAATATCTATGGACAGCCGGGAAGGAAAGATGGGAGAGGGTTCATCTCGAAACTCTCCCCCGACGGTAGGGTCCTGAAGCTCAAATGGGCCACCGGTCTGAACGCTCCGAAGGGCATGGCGATTTTCAAGGACAGGCTATACGTCAGTGACATCGATCGACTCGTATGTGTCGATCTCCACAGCGGCGAGATCACACGGGTTTTCCCCGCCGAAGGCGCCCTGTTCCTTAACGATGTGGCGGTCGATGAGAGAGGTCATGTCTACGTATCAGATTCATCAGGGAAAAACAGCGCTATCTACCGGTTGAAGGACGGCAAAATGGAGGTATGGCTGGAGGGAGGCGAGATAAAAAGTCCGAACGGCTTGTTTTACAAGGATGGGGTGCTCTACGTCGGTAATTCAGGAGATGGAAAGATCAAAGCGGTTGACGTCAGGACGAAGAGGATCAAAACCGTGGCGGTCGTGGGGAGCGGAATTGACGGCCTGATCCTAGACAAAGATGGCTTTTTCATCGTCTCCGACTGGCGCGGCAAGACATCGCTGGTCGAGGAAGGCAAAAGGCCGGTAGTTCTGATGAACACAACGGACAGGAGGATAAATGCCGCCGATCTCGGTTACATTCCCGATCAGCGGTTGATCCTGATCCCGACCTTCTTCGACAACAGGGTTCTGGCTTATAGGTTATCGCTACCTCGTAGATAACGTCCGATCAATCGATCAGTTTCTCCACGTTATCCATCACCTTCTCGAAAGCCTCAACGTATAGCTTCATCAGCTCCAGATCGTTGGGCGGGTTGACGTCGAAGACGTAGAAATGGGACTCCAGGAAGGCCGTGGCGACCGGATAATCCTCCTTCCGATATTCGATAGGTCTGCTATGTCTGCATGACCAGGGACATCTCCTGCCGTAACCGACTCGGGCCTGAAAGATCTCCTGTGCCGGCACGGGAAGTCTCTGCCACAGTCCGACGTGCATACCCTCAGCCTTCAGCGCCTCCTGAACCTTATCGCGCAGGAGCCTGGGGGGTACATCCAGTCCCAACTCATCCGGCTTGACCCCTACGACATAATTGTAGTAGACGGGTTCACACTCCGGCGGCACATAGGGCGTTTCGATTCCCGGGATTCCGGAGAGATGTTCGGTGAGGAAGTTACAATTACGGACGCGCAGGGCGTTATACTCGTCCAGCCTTTTCAACTGGCTACGGGCGAACGCCTGGCCGAATACGTCACCCCGATACATCCATCCCAATCCATAGGCGTTGTATTCCTGTTCCTCCCGTTCCCTGCCCGGCACGACCATCTCGCCGAAGTATTGGAGCAATCCTGCCCGTCTGTAGTAGAGCTCATCGTCTGTGACGAACAGTCCTCCCTCGCTTCCCGTCGTCAGCGGCTTTGACATCTGCATGCTGAAGCCCGCGACATCCCCCATCGCTCCGCACAGCCTACCCTTGTATCTCGCGCCATGGGCCTGCGCGACATCCTCGATGACTTTGAGATTATATCGTCGGGCGATCTCTAGGATCGGGTCCATATCTGCCGGCATGCCGTGGATGTGGACCGGCATGATCGCCTTCGTTTTCTCCGAGATCTTACCCTCGATCTGTGCGGGATCAATGCAGAAGGTTCTGGGATCGATGTCCACGAAGACGGGTATGGCGTTATGATGAAGCACGGCTGCCGCTGAGGCCCAAAACGTAAAGGCCGGCAGGATAACTTCGTCGCCCGGACCGATCCCCAAAGCCGCAACGCACATATGAAGTGCAGCCGTCCCGCTATTGGTCGGGATGCAATATCTCCGTCCCATATATTCGGCCCATTCCCGGGAGAGCTTTTCCGATTGAATCCTGCGCTGCTCGCTGATGTTCTCCCCGGATAACACCTCCATCACCGCCTGCCGATCGGCTTCGGTGATATGAGGCCACGGTTTGATCATCCCAGATGGGATGGTCGGTTTCCCGCCGTGAATTGCAAGCTGTTCCGGCATAATCACCCACCTCCTCTACTTAAGTCTCATCTGATCTATCTCGATCTCAAGATCCGAAACATTTCCAGGATCTAACCGCAGGCGGATTATCTTACCTCGCCACTCGGGATGTCCGGCGAGTTTGACCCGATAGAGGTGAAATTCACCGTCGCATCGCATAACGAAATGGAGGCTCTTCGACTCGGAAAAGCCGGAGCTATCCGAACGGGACCAGAAGAGCTGCCCGTCCACCTTCTCAATCCCCTCCGGCGCCTTAACCCGCGCGCGGATGAGGAGCTCGCCGTACTCTTTGGCCTCAACCTTCATCGGCGGACCGATCATGTAGGGATCGCCTCCCATCGATCTGGTTCTGAGTTTTCCCTCCTTCACGGTGAACGGTGTCAGATCGTGAGCGGGCGACCATCCTTCCGGATCACCCTCCACCTCAAAGTTCCAGTCCGGCTCCGAACAGACGGGAAAACCCTCAAGGGGTTCAAACCTGACTCCATCGATCTCCACCTCGATCTCGGGCGAGTCATGTATGACCTGTATCTCTATCCTCTTGCCCCTGCGATCGTATCGCCACCAATCGCCCTTCCCGCCGGCTGAGGGTTGAATCTCCCTTCCGCCTTTGAGAAGAGAGGTCGGGTTTGATACGGGCGAGATGACGATCTGCGACGCTATGCCCTTAAGCCTTAGGGGAGTCCTCAGCCTCACGATCAGCTTCTCCCCATCGATCCTGGCGTCCGTTATCTTCGCCTCGGCGTTGACGTGTATCTCGCCCCGATCGGTCCTCAGCACCCTCGTGAAGAAATCGACCGCCCCCTCGTCGGGATGGGTCAGCATCCAGATGTTCTGGACGATCAGATGGGGGTTTATGATCCCGGGATCGTTTCGTTTATACTGATATGTGAGGCTGACGGAGTCGGGATAGTTTCCCCTTCTAGGTCCCTCCTCGATCTGCATCTGCATGCCGCATATGGTTATCCCCTCGGCGATATGCCTCCAGAACTTCGCCTCCTCCCTTTCGCCCAGCTCATCAAGGACATATGCCAGCCTCTGCAGGTCGGTTGCATAGGCCAGTCCGCACCACTGAACCGGTTTACCAAACCACGGCATCTTGAAAAAGCTCGATCCCAGCACGGGTATATCGGCGAAGAGCATCATGCTCGGCCTATCGGGCGCCCTCCAGAGGTAGATGAACGGTAATCCGGTTCTCGCCCAGTATCGAGCGCGATCGAGATATCGTTCATCGCCGGTCGCCTTAAACGCCTCGAGATACAGTTGAATACCGTATCCGGCGGCGAGTATATCGGGACAATGTAGAGGTACCTCCCAGGTCTGTGCGCCCTCAGGACGGGCGAAGTTATCGTCGACATATTGGATCGCCTTGTCGGCCCTATTGCGCACCGTTTCATCTTCCGTCAGCCTGAGGTATCTCCAGAGCGCTATCGCCCTTCTTCTGCCGAACGTACAGGTGCCCAATGTGGTATCGCCTTGAGGGCCGAGGTCTTTGTGGTTCGGCGCGAATTTCGCCAGAAGCTCGGTGTTCCTCGGGTCCATACGGAACTTCCACGACCCGTCCTCCGCCTGGGCTTCCAAGTCGTCCATCACTCGCCCCTCCAGATCGTTTATAAAGCCGAACAGCCGTCCGAATCTGCCGGCAGGCCTGGAGGGTTTATCGCACATCCTCAGCGTCTCCTCATAGCTCCTTGGCTTTTCGGGTAGATCGGGCAGGCCGAACCGATCGAGGTAGGCCAGGATGGCATCGGTGATCTCATACGACTCCTCGCCCAGTATCCAACAGCGGAGTCTCAACCTCTTCCCCGGCTTAAGCTCATAGGGATTCTCCGCCTCTTGGGTATTCTCCCTAACCCATTTGGGTATGGAGGGCAGGAAAAGGCCGAGCAGATGTTCATCCTGGAAGAGAACCTTCTCCGGGGTGGGGTTTTCGACGGGCAGCGTGGCGCCGACCCAGTTCGGCGAGGCGAAAAGACATGAGGGGGCTATGTTCTCACCGTCCCATCTCTGAAGTGGATCCCACATCAACCCCACCAATCCTGAATCGAATCTGACCGCCATGACGGGGGCCGTGACCTTATACGGATGCGGTGCATGCTGATCGTTATAGGGCGGATCGGAGAAGGTTGTATCGAGCGAAGTCTCAGGCGGTTCCATGTAGTAGATCCCCGGCAACACCGCCTCATCATAAGCCTCACCGAAATTTCCCTCACCCACCAGAAGTCTTGGGCCGTGAAACGCCAGGAGCTTCCGAGGTTTATCGACATTCAACTCAAGATCAACCTTGATCTGCCCATTCCCATCCGGGGTGAAAGTAGCGGTTAAGTCCCAATTCACCCCGTCCTCATCCGTATGTCTCGCCTTGAACGCTATCGATTCGCCCTTGAGGGTGAACCTATCGGCGTAGAAATATGCCTTCCTTCTCTCCCCATCTTTCGTGAGATATACGATCATCCCGAGCCACGGGATAACCCCCATCCTCCCCTCCGATTTCACCCGAACGGCACAGAGGCCGTATCCGAAGGGATTTTCGGGGAAGAGAAGTTCCAAACCGCCGCTTCTGAGCCGAAGCTTCGATTTCTCCTCAGGTATCTCGGTGCAGATAGCCGTGAACTCGGCTTCGGAAGGTCCTCTCAGATCTTTGGAGTAAACCTTAACCCTGAACGCTCCTATGCCAGGGCGGGATGGCCTGATCTTCCACCAGAACTCCGTCCTCCCGGGATTGAGCGACTCGATCCTCAGTGATCTCTCCCCTTCCTTCAACTCCACCGTCTGCGGCACATCGATCTCGATCTGAACCGGCCCGGATATCGCCCCGCCGAGATTCGCCAGAGACAACCTGAGCTCATATTCCCCTCTCATCTGAAGCACCGTCTCGCTGGGGCCGAAACCCACCAGCTTCACCTCCGGCCGAAGGATGAGCTCAAACCGTTCTTCCTCGTCCTTATATGAATTCCACCTGACGGATATCCTCGAGCCGGCCGATCTAAGGCCCGCCACCGCCCATT
The sequence above is drawn from the Candidatus Poribacteria bacterium genome and encodes:
- a CDS encoding phosphotransferase; the encoded protein is MGRSKKYTAYEDEAVRETLTRILSERYRRDVVVTGLDREDLGSTHRCIVSRLYLRIASGDSDGDLRREMTVVIKQFNPDWLGEDAPDFIAAQETLGRILSGRRIAPELYGTVRDVKRRRYWLFWEDLGKNLVTGREDFENEEMEHCLRFIEQVARIHILFAGEKEEELYRALRPLIMLPRSRAAWRDRYETAIERAPGYIEKIVRTGRFPWLDKMASSFTAILEPCRSIIDRLVSVPFVFSHWDMVPEENMIIGREGEAPIYYFIDWDEIYFGPALDNLPIRDERDETEQLALVKRYWECVRGSPFVPWDLEECLTMYKYYRLMRSIYRFHFHAERSIGKHLPVSEEAIRRAIPVAIKLAKELQMI
- a CDS encoding SMP-30/gluconolactonase/LRE family protein, which produces MRGTNQLLAAFVICMVISPYIYAGQIGYPGYRSYSLIKVWESDRIFKVPESVCYDPKGKDLYVSNIYGQPGRKDGRGFISKLSPDGRVLKLKWATGLNAPKGMAIFKDRLYVSDIDRLVCVDLHSGEITRVFPAEGALFLNDVAVDERGHVYVSDSSGKNSAIYRLKDGKMEVWLEGGEIKSPNGLFYKDGVLYVGNSGDGKIKAVDVRTKRIKTVAVVGSGIDGLILDKDGFFIVSDWRGKTSLVEEGKRPVVLMNTTDRRINAADLGYIPDQRLILIPTFFDNRVLAYRLSLPRR
- a CDS encoding DegT/DnrJ/EryC1/StrS family aminotransferase, whose protein sequence is MPEQLAIHGGKPTIPSGMIKPWPHITEADRQAVMEVLSGENISEQRRIQSEKLSREWAEYMGRRYCIPTNSGTAALHMCVAALGIGPGDEVILPAFTFWASAAAVLHHNAIPVFVDIDPRTFCIDPAQIEGKISEKTKAIMPVHIHGMPADMDPILEIARRYNLKVIEDVAQAHGARYKGRLCGAMGDVAGFSMQMSKPLTTGSEGGLFVTDDELYYRRAGLLQYFGEMVVPGREREEQEYNAYGLGWMYRGDVFGQAFARSQLKRLDEYNALRVRNCNFLTEHLSGIPGIETPYVPPECEPVYYNYVVGVKPDELGLDVPPRLLRDKVQEALKAEGMHVGLWQRLPVPAQEIFQARVGYGRRCPWSCRHSRPIEYRKEDYPVATAFLESHFYVFDVNPPNDLELMKLYVEAFEKVMDNVEKLID